The Thermosynechococcus sp. HN-54 DNA segment CTCACTCAGGGCACAAACCAAGGCAGCCCCCGTGGGCGTCACCAATTCTTTTTCAATGCCGTTGCTGTAGAGGGGAACTCGGTACATTTGGCAGAGTTGGAGGACGGCGGGCACTGGCACGGGCAATTGACCATGAGCCGCTTTCACCCTGCCGCCCCCTGTGGGTAAGGCAGAGCAGTAAAGGTGGCTGACATCAAGATAATCCAACCCCAAACAGGTGCCGACAATATCCACTAGGGCATCTACCGCCCCCACTTCATGGAAATGCACTTTTTCAGGCTCAATGCCATGCACAGCTCCCTCTGCAATGGCCAAGGCTTCAAAAACCTTGAGGCTCCAGTCCCGCGCGCGATCGGGCAAGTGGGCGGCACGAATTTGGGCTTCAATCTCCGGCCAGTGGCGATGGTGATGGGGGTGGCGATCGCGCAGCTGTACCTGTGCTTTTAATCCCCGTTGTCCCTTGCGCTGCACCGTTTCCGTGGTCAACTCAAACTCATCAGCAATCCCTAGTTTGGCCAATTGGCTTTGGAGATAGTCGAGGGGAACCCCCAGATCAAGGAGAGCGCCAAGGCACATGTCCCCAGCCACACCAGCGGGGCAGTCAAAGTAAGCAACGTTCATAGCGAATTCATAGGCGCAGCAGCACTAAGCAATATGGTAACAAGGGGCAATCATACCGAATGCGTACGGGGAGGAAATCTGCCCTTTATGCAGAGATCAACTGCTCATAAACGGTAGCCGGCGGCTGCCACTGGTAGCACCTCAAGTTAATGCGATCGCCCGCCTCAAAAATAATCCCCTCTGCCTCTAGACGCCAGCGCTGTAGTTCATCCGTCCCTCGGCGTTGGGGCGCGTAGGAAATTTTGCCTTGGGCATTGACCACGCGGTGCCATGGAATCTCAGAACTCGGTGCCACTTGATAAAGGGCATAGCCCACATAGCGTGCATGACGCGGCCAACCACACAGGGCGGCTATTTGCCCATAGGTGGCAACACGCCCTAAGGGAATTTGCGCAACTAGCCAATAAATTTTTTGGCGAAAAGTAAGTGTCTCTATTGCTTGCTTCATAAAGCTTTATATTTTAGGCCACATTCAGCCCCTGTAAATCCGTATTCCTACGGAGGGAAGTATCAGAACGAACCGCCTAGATTAAACATTAAGGGTGGTAACAGGATTACTAAATTCAATTAAGAAAACCTGCTCACTAAAAGATAGATCCGCCATGATTTAAGCAGCAACACTGACGCGGGGGAGGGTGAAGTTCGTTGATTTGTGTTGAACCCTTAAGTGTTTCTAAGGCAACTCATTTTCGCTGAACGATTACTCCTGTGCTTGTTTAACTAAAGTTACCAATTTGTCGCTATTCTTGACGCTATTTATTATGGAGTCGCCCTATGACCATAACCAGTTCCCGACCCCAAGCCGCTGCTGGCAATCTCGATGGTATTCATCACCTCCTGCGCAAAAAATACCCGAAACGCCACCATCACTACGCTTTTTGGGACTTCTTCCACTTCGATAGCGATCGCGGTACCTACACCGATTGGAACAATGCCCGCAACCTACTCGTGACCGAAGATTTCATCATTGGCCTCATTGAAGGCCTTGAAGAGGAAGTGGGGCCAGCCTCCAGCGTCGTCATGTACAAAATTGGTCAAGAATGGGGACGGCGCGATGCCGAATTCTTTGCAAAATGGTTCCCGACCGAATATGGCTACGAGCAGGGGATTAAACAAATGCGGCTCCCCTACGTGCTTGAAGCTTGGTGGTGGCCCTGCACGACCCAAGGCTGGGGCAACTGGGAAGTGGATCTCAGCGAGCAAAAACATGGCTTCATGTTCATCAATATCTTTGATTCGGTTGTGGCGCGTACCTTGGGGGATGTGGGCCGACCCGTGTGCCACCTTTATGCAGGACTCTTTGCTGGTTTCTTTAGTGGCCTGATTCAAAAAGAACTCAGTTGTATTGAAATCCAGTGCTACGCGATGGGGGAAACCTACTGCAAGTTCCTTCTCGGCAAGCAGGATCGCATTGATGCGGCCGCCTTCTGGCAAAACGAAGGAGCCTCCGCCAAAGATATTGAAAAACGGCTCCGCAGTGGAGAACTGGTCTATGAAAAACCTAAACGGTAATTGGCAGCAGCAAGCCGTTGCTGAATTTTTTGAGGAACTGAACTGGCTGGGCTTGATGCGCCAGCAGCCGGTGGCAGAAACCGTGGTTCTCAACTGGCAATCGCTGAAAGTAGGGGAATTTTGGCAGCGCGTCAATTGGTTGGGGCTTGAGGTGAAAGGGGCGATCGCTCCCACTAGCCCTGCGGAATGGCCGAGCTACCGCGTCAAGGACTTCTTTAGTCACCTGAACTGGGAAGGGATTGGGGTGATCCTGCCTGCCCCCTCACCACTCCCAGAGGAGGAAATGCTGGCTCCCCCAGTTGCTGCCCCTGCCACCTCTTGGGCAACTTGGTCGGTAGAAACCTTCTTCCGCCAACTCAACTGGGAAGGCCGTCCGGATCAAGCCATCTCCCTAGAGCCAAGTCCGTCCCTCTGGCGCCTGTCGGTCAAAGACTTCTGTGCCAGTATTCCTTGGGCAGGCCAACCCATCATTGCCCAAGTGAGTCAAGTGGAACCTCCTCCCCCTGCCCCCGTGGAACCCGAAGTCACGCTCTCAGATTTAGCAAACCTGTTTTAGGAGACCCCTATGCACACCGAATTGATGAACCTTTACTACAAAGCCGAAGAAAACTACCTCAGCAATGTGGACATCAAAGTCTTCCGCCACCACATCGAGTCCCTGCAGCAGCGGTTGAGCACCTATGAATTTCTGCGGGATCATGAAATTGAAATCTTCCAGCCCGTCGCTGACGCCCTGCAAAAGAAATATCCCACCGAAAATCCCCAAACGCTTGAGCAAGTGCTGCGTCAAGCCATCGCCTTGTTGCGCTATGCCGCCATGGCCATGCTCCTGAATAACCCCGAGTTTTTGCAGCATCGGCTCTTGGAGTGGCTCACGGAAGTGGTCAATGCCCACCAAACCCAAACCCTCTGGAGCAGTTGCCACGAGCTTCTCAGTGCCCGTCTCAAGGAAATGCTCACCGACGCCGAGCAGGATTTGATTTTGCCGCTGTTGGATCACGCCCAAGCCACTCTTGTGGGTCTGCCAGCGGTGGTTTCTGTCCACGCCTAAGCTGCTATCTTCCCTCTTCAGACATTGCTTGTCACGCCTACCAATGAGGATGTCCTATGATCTCCGTTGCTGATTTGGTTAAAGACCCTGTAATTCCCGGCAACTACTACGCTGCCGATGCCTATGTGCAGGGGGATTTTGAAACGGGTCTCATTGAAAACCGCAAGGGTGCCCGTCTCATTGCCCTACCCGATATTTTGCTCCAAGCCATCTATGCCGGCCTCGATCAGGAAGTGGGACAGGCCGGTGGGGTCGTGCTTTTTAACTGTGGTCGGTGGTGGGGCAAGAACTTTTATCGCCGCTTTGTCGAGGATGTCAGCGAGTACTATCGCCGTCCCCTTGCGGAAATGGAGATGGTGGAATTTCTCCAGTGTCTCAAGGAATGCTGGAAAACCCATGGCTGGGGCACCATTGATTTAGATGTCAGCTTTTACCAACAGGGCTTTTTGGTGGTGAAAACGTGGGACTCTCCCTTTGCGGCGGCGGCTCCCAAAAATACGGGTCAACCCCAATGTGCTGCTGAGGCGGGGATTTTAGAATCCTTCTTTAGCCAGTTGACGGGTCGCGATCTCCACTGTGTGCAAACTGCCTGTGAAACCCTAGGGGCAACCCATAATCTCTTTGTCTTGGGGTTGCGAGAGCGGGTTGAACCGGCCAAGGCTTGGCTGCAAGAGGGACAGGATCATGACACGATTATGGAGCGGCTATGTCGCGCTCAAGCCGCTTGAGTATGATCCTAAAGTAACTCAGCATGCATCACTAAAAGGAGAAAAGAGCAGTGGCCAAAGTTGTCAAACTTGAACCGATCTCGCGGGAAACCACAATTAACACCAACGACAATTTGCTCTCTGCTCTATTGGACTCCGAACTCCATGTCTTGAAGGAGTGTGGCGGCCGCGGGATGTGTGCCACCTGCCATGTCTATATCAAAGAGGGGATGGAGAGCCTCTCCCCGATCAATAAGCGTGAGCAACGCACCCTTGAGGTGATTACAACGGCGAATGCCACCTCTCGCTTGGCCTGTCAGGCACGGGTACTGGGGCCGGGGGTTGTGGTGGAGCTACCCTCAGGGATGTATGTCAACGCGGTCGAAGATATTGAGTCTTTGATTGGGCGGCGAGCGGAGCAGGATATTTTGCACCCCCTCGATGGTCGGGTTTTGGTGGAGGCGGGCAAGCTCATTACCCGCACGATGATTACACAGTTGAAAGATACCCAAGTGCAGGTGGGGCAATATCTCGCCAATACGTCGGATGCCTAACCAACCACTTCATTTTTATCCTCAGGGAGGCACCATTATGGAAGACCGAAATTTGAATTCCCATGGAGCATCAGCAACGGCTCGAAGCGGGCTTGATCCCCTCGAATGGGGCGCAACGGGCTTAACGGTTGTGTTGTCTGTGACGGCGGCTGTGACCCAACAGGCAATTTTGACAGCGATCGCCCCTTTGCCTCTCTCCTTGGCGGTGGGCTTAAACTTGGTGAACCGCAAAAAATTTAATGATCAGTTTCAAGCGCTCGTGCAACAACAGGAGACGAAAATTGCTGAGCTTGTTGCATCTCAAGGTCAGCAGCAGTCAGAATTAGGTAACCTCACGCTGGCTCTTGGCCAAGTGCGCGATCGCCTTGAGGATGTCCAACAACAGGTGGTACAACTGGGTCAAGGAACCCGCAATCTCCATGACTATACCCGCATTCTCGACACGGAGCAAAAACAAATTGAACAAGTTCTCGACTGCCTGCGGGAAATTGAGAAAAATACCCAAGTGATTCAAACCAACCCCAG contains these protein-coding regions:
- a CDS encoding tetratricopeptide repeat protein, with translation MEDRNLNSHGASATARSGLDPLEWGATGLTVVLSVTAAVTQQAILTAIAPLPLSLAVGLNLVNRKKFNDQFQALVQQQETKIAELVASQGQQQSELGNLTLALGQVRDRLEDVQQQVVQLGQGTRNLHDYTRILDTEQKQIEQVLDCLREIEKNTQVIQTNPSHAKAYYNRGLTHQRLGDAEAAILDYTEAIRINENYAKAYHNRGVARSTLGDRKGAVEDLRTAAKLFFEEGDISSYQRARDLAKRIHEVGSIEQEDKEVPLEILFS
- a CDS encoding 2Fe-2S iron-sulfur cluster-binding protein, producing MAKVVKLEPISRETTINTNDNLLSALLDSELHVLKECGGRGMCATCHVYIKEGMESLSPINKREQRTLEVITTANATSRLACQARVLGPGVVVELPSGMYVNAVEDIESLIGRRAEQDILHPLDGRVLVEAGKLITRTMITQLKDTQVQVGQYLANTSDA
- a CDS encoding phycobilisome protein; amino-acid sequence: MHTELMNLYYKAEENYLSNVDIKVFRHHIESLQQRLSTYEFLRDHEIEIFQPVADALQKKYPTENPQTLEQVLRQAIALLRYAAMAMLLNNPEFLQHRLLEWLTEVVNAHQTQTLWSSCHELLSARLKEMLTDAEQDLILPLLDHAQATLVGLPAVVSVHA
- the larC gene encoding nickel pincer cofactor biosynthesis protein LarC gives rise to the protein MNVAYFDCPAGVAGDMCLGALLDLGVPLDYLQSQLAKLGIADEFELTTETVQRKGQRGLKAQVQLRDRHPHHHRHWPEIEAQIRAAHLPDRARDWSLKVFEALAIAEGAVHGIEPEKVHFHEVGAVDALVDIVGTCLGLDYLDVSHLYCSALPTGGGRVKAAHGQLPVPVPAVLQLCQMYRVPLYSNGIEKELVTPTGAALVCALSEGFGAPPAMTLQRVGLGAGSQDLPLPNLLRLWLGTVPDPMETTTATTIVELQTQLDDMTPQALSYALEQLYAAGAIEVFCQPITMKKSRLGVLLTVLCPLSAEAACVQTLFRETTTLGLRRQVQERYILERQIKTIATTFGEVRVKVAEHQGQRLNVQPEYEDCAALARQHQQPWQVVYQEALAVAQKLWPLG
- a CDS encoding MGMT family protein, which translates into the protein MKQAIETLTFRQKIYWLVAQIPLGRVATYGQIAALCGWPRHARYVGYALYQVAPSSEIPWHRVVNAQGKISYAPQRRGTDELQRWRLEAEGIIFEAGDRINLRCYQWQPPATVYEQLISA
- a CDS encoding V4R domain-containing protein codes for the protein MTITSSRPQAAAGNLDGIHHLLRKKYPKRHHHYAFWDFFHFDSDRGTYTDWNNARNLLVTEDFIIGLIEGLEEEVGPASSVVMYKIGQEWGRRDAEFFAKWFPTEYGYEQGIKQMRLPYVLEAWWWPCTTQGWGNWEVDLSEQKHGFMFINIFDSVVARTLGDVGRPVCHLYAGLFAGFFSGLIQKELSCIEIQCYAMGETYCKFLLGKQDRIDAAAFWQNEGASAKDIEKRLRSGELVYEKPKR
- a CDS encoding V4R domain-containing protein is translated as MISVADLVKDPVIPGNYYAADAYVQGDFETGLIENRKGARLIALPDILLQAIYAGLDQEVGQAGGVVLFNCGRWWGKNFYRRFVEDVSEYYRRPLAEMEMVEFLQCLKECWKTHGWGTIDLDVSFYQQGFLVVKTWDSPFAAAAPKNTGQPQCAAEAGILESFFSQLTGRDLHCVQTACETLGATHNLFVLGLRERVEPAKAWLQEGQDHDTIMERLCRAQAA